A genomic stretch from Candidatus Zixiibacteriota bacterium includes:
- a CDS encoding chlorohydrolase family protein: MKTLIQGGYVVGFDGREHEILRDGVVVFERDRIEFVGKEYPGKPDKLIDARGCLVCPGFIDTHFHSGINASDYILNDSTKRDFFAANYLAHGAPTREGARHAHLKDVDVGQRFSLIHVLKSGVTTTFEIGGPGTEPQAYVDMVDQVGIRCYTGPSYKNVSFFHDSAGRLEYDWDEARGSEGLERAVGFAKKFNGACGGRLNAMLFPGHVDSCTPELLQRTRRLARDLGVRVQIHATINLFEFHTVLRRERCTPIELLHRIGFLDPEVSLSHCIFVSGHSWLSYPFGDDLKIIADSGASVAYSPLKYLKLGVVMESFDRYRQAGINLGIGTDTFPKDILSDMRYAALASRVADKSFLAGHPRDVFNAATLGGARMLGRDDLGRLEKGAKADIVIVNLKDIAFGAVRDPIRSLVETAVSRDVRTVIVDGETLVDGGRYLRLDEEELLEKVQTRGEQVWASLPKWHWTGKGIDEVVPPSFRMR; this comes from the coding sequence ATGAAAACGCTGATCCAGGGCGGGTACGTGGTCGGATTCGACGGCCGCGAGCACGAGATCCTCAGGGATGGGGTCGTCGTCTTCGAGCGTGACCGGATCGAGTTCGTCGGCAAGGAGTATCCCGGCAAACCCGACAAGCTCATCGACGCCCGAGGATGCCTGGTCTGCCCGGGGTTCATCGACACGCACTTCCATTCCGGCATCAACGCAAGCGATTACATTCTCAACGACTCGACGAAGCGCGACTTCTTCGCCGCCAACTACCTCGCGCACGGCGCGCCGACGCGCGAGGGGGCCCGGCACGCTCACCTGAAGGACGTCGACGTCGGCCAGCGGTTTTCGCTCATCCACGTGCTGAAGAGCGGGGTAACGACCACCTTCGAGATCGGCGGGCCGGGAACCGAGCCGCAGGCGTACGTCGACATGGTCGATCAGGTCGGCATCCGTTGCTATACCGGGCCGAGCTACAAGAACGTCAGCTTCTTTCACGACTCGGCCGGGCGACTGGAGTACGACTGGGACGAAGCGCGCGGCAGCGAGGGCCTGGAGCGGGCGGTCGGGTTCGCCAAGAAATTCAACGGCGCCTGCGGCGGCCGCCTGAACGCGATGCTGTTCCCGGGGCACGTCGATTCGTGCACGCCGGAGCTTCTCCAGCGGACGCGGCGGTTGGCGAGGGACCTCGGCGTGCGCGTGCAGATTCACGCTACGATCAACCTCTTCGAGTTCCATACCGTGCTCCGGCGCGAGCGCTGCACGCCGATCGAGCTGCTGCATCGCATCGGCTTTCTCGACCCCGAGGTGTCGCTGTCGCACTGCATCTTCGTCAGCGGCCACAGCTGGCTTTCCTATCCGTTCGGCGACGATCTCAAGATCATCGCCGACTCGGGCGCTTCGGTCGCGTACAGTCCGCTCAAGTATCTGAAGCTCGGCGTCGTAATGGAGTCCTTCGACCGCTATCGCCAGGCCGGGATCAACCTCGGCATCGGCACCGACACCTTCCCGAAGGACATCCTCTCCGACATGCGCTACGCCGCGCTGGCGTCGCGGGTGGCGGACAAAAGCTTTCTGGCGGGCCATCCGCGCGACGTCTTCAACGCCGCCACCCTGGGCGGCGCCCGAATGCTCGGGCGGGACGACCTGGGGCGGCTCGAAAAGGGCGCCAAAGCGGATATCGTCATCGTGAACCTCAAGGACATCGCTTTCGGCGCGGTGCGCGACCCGATCCGGTCGCTGGTCGAAACCGCCGTGAGCCGGGACGTTCGTACGGTCATCGTCGACGGGGAGACGCTGGTCGACGGCGGACGCTATCTGCGCCTCGACGAAGAAGAGCTGCTCGAGAAAGTCCAGACCAGGGGGGAGCAGGTCTGGGCGAGCCTTCCCAAGTGGCACTGGACCGGCAAGGGCATCGACGAGGTCGTCCCGCCGTCTTTTCGAATGCGCTGA
- a CDS encoding ABC transporter substrate-binding protein yields MIHTRKPRRATPVSSAVLAVLWLFAAGGPAAANPYVAGPNERPVTVRIATCAVSGGFTHLYTALDHGLFDKYGVRMEHVYIRGSGPSLAALAADEIQFLYCAADATLPGLATGVEAKLVAAPLVKLPYVLVTRQEIRRLEDLRGKSLGVTRPGDLSARLSRALLKKFNLASQVLIRPIGGSQSERFHAMAANVVQGVIVTPPLDVRAKNEGFNVLYRLIDLDLPFIYSSLHASQRSLRERPELVQRVVAGFAEAVHFVERHPDKAMASIRKTMRITDDEAVRASYRVYAREIVDRRMAVPGAAVAEAVELVRAAGTQVRKKPEELYDNSFVQHLEKSGFFAELWGGQKSGR; encoded by the coding sequence ATGATTCACACCAGGAAACCCCGAAGGGCGACCCCCGTTTCGAGCGCCGTCTTGGCGGTGCTCTGGCTGTTCGCCGCCGGCGGTCCGGCGGCCGCCAATCCCTACGTGGCGGGCCCCAACGAGCGGCCGGTGACCGTACGAATCGCCACCTGCGCGGTCTCCGGAGGTTTCACCCACCTCTATACCGCGCTCGATCACGGCCTGTTCGACAAGTACGGGGTCAGGATGGAGCACGTCTACATCCGCGGCAGCGGCCCTTCGCTCGCCGCTTTGGCGGCCGATGAGATCCAGTTCCTCTATTGCGCCGCGGACGCGACCCTTCCCGGCCTCGCGACGGGCGTGGAGGCGAAGCTGGTGGCGGCGCCCCTGGTCAAGCTCCCCTACGTGCTCGTCACCCGCCAGGAGATCCGGCGCCTGGAGGACCTGCGCGGAAAGTCGCTCGGGGTGACCCGTCCGGGCGATTTGAGCGCCCGGCTCTCTCGCGCGCTGCTGAAGAAGTTCAATCTCGCCTCTCAGGTCTTAATCCGGCCGATCGGCGGTAGCCAGTCGGAGCGCTTTCACGCGATGGCTGCCAACGTGGTCCAGGGGGTCATCGTGACGCCACCGCTGGACGTGCGCGCGAAAAACGAGGGCTTCAACGTGCTCTACCGCCTGATCGATCTCGATCTGCCCTTCATCTACAGCTCGTTGCACGCGAGCCAGCGCAGCCTGCGCGAGCGGCCGGAGCTGGTGCAGCGGGTGGTCGCCGGCTTCGCCGAGGCGGTTCACTTCGTCGAGCGGCATCCGGACAAAGCCATGGCGTCGATCCGCAAGACGATGCGGATCACCGACGACGAAGCCGTGCGGGCTTCCTACCGGGTTTACGCGCGGGAGATCGTCGATCGCAGGATGGCGGTTCCCGGCGCAGCGGTGGCCGAAGCGGTCGAGCTGGTGCGCGCCGCAGGAACCCAGGTGAGAAAAAAACCCGAGGAGCTTTACGACAACAGCTTCGTTCAGCATCTGGAGAAAAGCGGCTTTTTCGCCGAGCTTTGGGGCGGGCAGAAAAGCGGCCGCTGA